The proteins below are encoded in one region of bacterium:
- a CDS encoding T9SS type A sorting domain-containing protein, which yields MPILLLCCCLFNYVYQDADSLLVSNNDSLVICGVHNYNLKVHLVNGGRLRVRPGSAVSADTLGWLMLHANTIHIHDSSMIYGTGLGFPGGTNSHSDGWGPGAGQSGTSGGGGGAGYGGVGGDGGDTNPGIGGPSYGDPIDTIIERGSGGGAGRLSQVEGWGGNGGARVYLKARRVIIDSSGIMANGANGADASMEDGGGGSGGGILIRTDTLTSHLSSLYADGGYGGSASFGGGGGAGGGRIKLLYSTVLDTTDLAMSVDGGSGGTGGYGDGENGSSGSIYVGSVIAVEEVLIPGPQRNGTGSLATNLWPNPTSGLIYLEPRAIGPGTDLVIFDRTGRIVPMNNIQKSLAASHAVLDLSKLENGVYFICLNQKVFYPVVLAR from the coding sequence ATGCCAATATTGTTGCTGTGTTGTTGCCTATTCAATTATGTATACCAGGATGCAGACAGTTTGCTTGTATCTAACAACGACAGTCTGGTCATCTGCGGGGTTCACAACTACAATCTGAAAGTCCATTTAGTAAACGGCGGCCGGCTCAGAGTAAGGCCCGGCAGTGCCGTGAGCGCGGATACGCTCGGATGGTTAATGCTTCATGCAAATACTATTCATATTCATGATTCATCCATGATCTACGGGACCGGATTGGGCTTTCCTGGTGGAACTAACTCACATTCTGACGGCTGGGGACCGGGCGCCGGTCAATCAGGTACGAGCGGCGGAGGCGGAGGTGCCGGATATGGCGGAGTCGGCGGTGATGGCGGTGACACGAACCCCGGCATCGGCGGTCCATCATACGGTGACCCGATTGATACGATCATCGAGCGGGGGAGCGGCGGTGGTGCGGGCAGGCTCAGTCAGGTTGAAGGGTGGGGAGGCAACGGAGGCGCCAGGGTCTATCTGAAGGCGCGCCGGGTTATCATTGATTCATCAGGCATAATGGCAAACGGGGCGAATGGGGCGGATGCTTCAATGGAAGACGGCGGCGGCGGTTCTGGGGGAGGCATTCTGATAAGGACAGATACCCTGACTTCCCACCTGTCATCGCTTTACGCTGACGGCGGATACGGCGGCAGCGCGTCGTTCGGGGGCGGCGGCGGGGCCGGTGGTGGCCGCATCAAATTGCTATACAGCACCGTGCTTGACACCACAGACCTTGCAATGAGCGTTGATGGCGGCAGCGGCGGCACAGGCGGATACGGTGACGGCGAGAACGGCAGTTCGGGTTCGATCTATGTCGGCTCGGTCATCGCGGTCGAAGAAGTGTTGATCCCCGGTCCGCAGCGCAATGGAACCGGATCCCTGGCGACGAATCTCTGGCCAAATCCTACATCGGGTCTGATCTATCTAGAACCACGGGCAATCGGTCCCGGCACTGATCTTGTGATCTTTGACAGAACAGGCCGGATCGTTCCCATGAACAATATACAAAAGAGCTTGGCGGCAAGTCACGCCGTGCTTGACCTGTCCAAGCTAGAAAACGGCGTCTATTTTATCTGTTTAAATCAAAAGGTTTTTTATCCGGTTGTCCTGGCCAGGTGA
- a CDS encoding NAD+ synthase has protein sequence MKVALAQLNPVVGDIKGNLARLIETMNRYKNERLDLVVFPELFLTGYPPQDLLERSWFVRTAQDAVEEVVKISNGYPETGIIFGAPQMTGQDTGRGLYNAGLLVFRGHKIGMHCKVLLPTYDVFDEARYFDPGPPADPMPFKNEKLGLSICEDAWNSPELWPRSIYARDPVAELAGKGATMMINIAASPFCMGKEEVRYKLIRGHCQKHQKPFVFVNQIGGNDELVFDGRSMCLDSSGGVITILPSFKESVSVIDTAQAGNPRGYEPCDRISSVYDALVLGLSDYMRKCGFQKAVIGLSGGIDSVLVAVIARDAIGASNVLGVTMPGPYSTKGSIEDSRKTANNLGIKYEIIPIMSVFDSYLKTLREQFANTPMGVAEENVQARIRGNILMAISNKSGHLVLTTGNKSEIAVGYCTLYGDMSGGLAVISDVPKTMVYRLAHHVNRQSQIIPQEVIDKPPSAELRPNQKDQDTLPPYEVLDPILQHYVEEGKSVDEIVKLGYDAKTVAWVVRAVHKSEYKRLQAAPGLKVTSKAFGAGRRMPVAAMITT, from the coding sequence ATGAAAGTGGCGCTGGCGCAACTGAACCCGGTGGTCGGCGACATCAAGGGCAACCTTGCCCGGCTTATCGAAACGATGAACAGGTACAAAAATGAAAGGTTAGATCTGGTCGTCTTCCCGGAACTGTTCCTAACGGGGTATCCGCCGCAGGACCTGCTCGAGCGCAGTTGGTTTGTAAGAACAGCGCAGGACGCGGTTGAAGAGGTCGTCAAGATATCGAATGGCTATCCGGAAACCGGCATCATTTTCGGCGCGCCGCAAATGACCGGTCAGGATACAGGACGGGGTTTGTATAATGCCGGCCTGCTTGTCTTCAGGGGTCATAAGATCGGAATGCACTGCAAGGTCCTCCTGCCCACATACGATGTTTTTGACGAAGCACGGTATTTTGATCCGGGACCGCCGGCTGATCCGATGCCATTCAAGAACGAAAAACTGGGGCTTTCAATATGCGAGGATGCGTGGAACAGCCCTGAGCTTTGGCCAAGGAGCATATATGCCCGCGATCCGGTCGCCGAGCTGGCCGGAAAGGGGGCGACCATGATGATTAACATTGCCGCGTCGCCTTTCTGCATGGGAAAAGAGGAAGTCCGGTACAAACTGATACGCGGTCATTGCCAGAAGCACCAAAAGCCCTTTGTGTTCGTCAACCAGATCGGCGGCAATGATGAGCTGGTCTTCGACGGCCGGTCCATGTGTCTGGACAGCAGCGGTGGCGTGATCACGATACTGCCGTCTTTTAAGGAGTCGGTCAGTGTGATCGATACTGCGCAGGCCGGTAACCCCAGGGGGTACGAGCCATGCGACCGTATCAGTTCGGTCTATGACGCACTGGTGCTGGGTCTTTCCGATTACATGAGAAAATGCGGTTTTCAAAAGGCGGTCATCGGGCTGTCCGGCGGCATTGACTCTGTACTTGTGGCGGTCATTGCCCGTGATGCGATCGGTGCATCCAATGTCCTGGGCGTGACCATGCCGGGACCATATTCAACCAAGGGGAGCATCGAGGATTCACGGAAGACCGCGAACAACCTGGGCATAAAATATGAGATCATACCGATAATGAGCGTTTTTGATTCATACCTCAAGACACTGCGGGAGCAGTTCGCGAATACGCCCATGGGTGTCGCCGAGGAAAATGTCCAGGCGCGTATCCGGGGTAATATTCTCATGGCAATATCGAACAAGTCCGGTCATCTGGTGCTTACGACCGGGAACAAAAGCGAGATCGCGGTCGGCTATTGCACGCTTTACGGCGATATGAGCGGCGGTCTGGCGGTCATATCGGATGTTCCCAAGACCATGGTCTACAGGCTGGCTCACCACGTGAACCGTCAGTCCCAGATCATACCGCAGGAGGTCATCGATAAGCCCCCTTCGGCAGAACTCCGCCCTAACCAGAAAGACCAGGACACTCTGCCGCCCTACGAGGTCCTGGACCCGATACTGCAGCATTATGTCGAAGAGGGAAAATCAGTGGATGAGATCGTCAAACTCGGGTATGACGCCAAAACCGTCGCCTGGGTGGTCCGGGCGGTCCATAAAAGCGAGTATAAAAGACTGCAGGCGGCGCCCGGACTTAAAGTAACATCGAAGGCTTTCGGTGCCGGCCGCCGGATGCCGGTCGCGGCAATGATCACAACGTAA
- a CDS encoding formylglycine-generating enzyme family protein → MKIPAGEFWMGSCPGNGEEDEHPQHKVNLDEYYIAKYEVTNEQFEKFIIETGYKTDAEKNEYGFVYNGYKWESKTNVNWRYYYSKSRERHPVVMISWNDAKAYCDWAGLQLPTEAEWEKAARGTNEREYPWGNEWSPSKCAALGTDIGLLRSKPGYMDMGGGHSTIPVGHFIDGVSPYGCYDMAGNAWEWCADRYDSCYYSSSQYCNPTGPLTGGYHVLRGGSWQAVSWNCRSAFRIWSVPHFQRSIYGFRVAYSL, encoded by the coding sequence GTGAAAATACCGGCTGGTGAATTTTGGATGGGTTCATGCCCAGGTAATGGAGAAGAAGACGAACATCCGCAGCATAAGGTGAATCTTGATGAATATTACATCGCAAAATACGAGGTGACAAACGAGCAATTTGAGAAATTTATCATAGAAACCGGCTATAAAACCGATGCTGAAAAAAATGAATATGGATTTGTTTACAACGGCTACAAATGGGAATCTAAAACCAATGTAAATTGGCGTTATTACTATTCAAAAAGCCGGGAGAGACATCCGGTGGTCATGATCTCCTGGAATGACGCCAAAGCCTATTGTGACTGGGCAGGATTACAGTTGCCAACCGAGGCAGAATGGGAGAAGGCAGCAAGAGGTACTAATGAACGTGAATACCCCTGGGGTAATGAATGGTCTCCATCAAAATGCGCTGCGCTTGGAACAGACATCGGCCTGCTGAGATCAAAACCCGGCTATATGGATATGGGTGGCGGTCACAGCACAATACCGGTTGGTCATTTTATTGACGGGGTTTCTCCCTACGGTTGTTATGATATGGCAGGCAATGCCTGGGAGTGGTGCGCAGACCGGTATGATTCCTGCTATTATTCATCCAGTCAATATTGTAATCCGACCGGACCCTTGACCGGCGGTTACCATGTTCTCCGGGGCGGGTCGTGGCAGGCGGTGTCCTGGAACTGCCGTTCGGCGTTCCGGATCTGGTCGGTACCGCACTTCCAGCGCTCGATATATGGGTTTCGTGTGGCGTACTCCCTATAG
- a CDS encoding Spy/CpxP family protein refolding chaperone: protein MSKKLLIIILLVSVAINLGVIFTFGYNLWQEHNFRRGHGPGPDMMGPMPDWRHSPLRYELNLTDEQIEKLNIIQEEMQPIMSLSMQEMLKTRKELVTLWMESETDSTKADSLFQKLTTAQIEMEKQMLTHLKKISEVLTPEQRKRLFTFFERGPMSPKMAPGAMRPGKGEIR from the coding sequence ATGAGCAAGAAACTTTTAATTATCATACTCCTTGTTTCGGTCGCCATAAACCTGGGAGTCATTTTTACATTTGGTTATAATCTATGGCAGGAACACAATTTTCGAAGAGGCCACGGTCCGGGTCCGGATATGATGGGTCCGATGCCAGACTGGCGGCATAGCCCCTTGCGATACGAACTCAACCTCACTGATGAACAAATTGAGAAACTAAATATCATACAGGAAGAGATGCAGCCGATAATGTCTTTGTCGATGCAGGAAATGTTGAAAACCAGGAAAGAACTGGTCACCCTATGGATGGAATCTGAAACCGATTCCACTAAGGCCGATTCCCTGTTTCAAAAGCTGACCACGGCGCAGATCGAAATGGAAAAACAGATGCTGACGCACCTCAAGAAAATAAGCGAGGTGCTTACTCCGGAACAACGAAAACGGCTATTTACATTTTTCGAGAGAGGACCGATGTCTCCCAAGATGGCACCCGGGGCAATGAGGCCGGGTAAAGGCGAAATAAGATAA
- a CDS encoding anti-sigma factor, which produces MKCAKIRKRLSAFMDGEVSEEEKLQISIHLEFCDRCQQELVELTQVADTLSLIEKAQVSPYFMARLNQRIAEEKPRRHVYWSLWETIKHAVIPVTAAVLVIFSFVLGHSLGKAICQTKITNASKAQAELTNLMGISSFDRLTEGSLTRTYIDLVSGEEQ; this is translated from the coding sequence ATGAAATGCGCAAAGATAAGAAAAAGACTTTCTGCGTTCATGGATGGTGAAGTATCTGAAGAAGAAAAACTGCAGATTTCGATACATCTGGAGTTTTGTGACCGGTGCCAGCAGGAACTGGTTGAACTAACGCAAGTTGCGGACACTCTCAGTCTTATCGAAAAGGCACAGGTCTCCCCATATTTCATGGCCCGATTAAATCAGAGGATTGCTGAAGAAAAACCAAGACGTCATGTCTACTGGTCACTTTGGGAGACAATAAAGCATGCCGTCATCCCGGTTACCGCTGCTGTCCTGGTTATTTTCTCTTTTGTATTAGGTCATAGTTTGGGAAAAGCAATATGTCAGACAAAGATCACAAATGCATCAAAAGCCCAAGCTGAATTGACTAATCTCATGGGCATTTCTTCATTCGACAGACTCACCGAAGGTTCTTTGACTAGAACCTACATTGATTTGGTGAGCGGGGAGGAACAATGA
- a CDS encoding sigma-70 family RNA polymerase sigma factor, with protein MNNNNDTHRNEDTDAQTVKEVMQGDENAFERLVKKYQQPVFNIVYRYVGNYDDAEEVAQEVFMKVWHHAKGFKGKSKFSTWLFRIAVNQCLDHRHKNKRPVESLDNIIQKEITPESLKYERNAELESKRKIVRKAIDELPERQRMALVLSKFEEKPYKEIAQIMGTSLSSVESLIFRAKGNLKKKLLPLKENGKIKPRICKDALLC; from the coding sequence ATGAATAACAATAACGACACTCACCGCAATGAAGATACAGATGCACAAACGGTCAAAGAAGTAATGCAAGGGGATGAAAATGCTTTTGAGCGATTGGTAAAGAAATACCAGCAGCCGGTTTTTAATATAGTCTACCGGTACGTGGGGAATTATGATGATGCAGAAGAGGTTGCCCAGGAAGTCTTTATGAAAGTATGGCACCATGCCAAGGGTTTCAAGGGAAAATCTAAGTTTTCGACCTGGCTCTTCCGAATTGCAGTAAATCAATGCCTGGACCACCGGCACAAAAACAAACGTCCAGTTGAATCACTTGATAACATAATACAAAAAGAAATAACTCCGGAATCGCTCAAATATGAACGTAATGCTGAACTTGAAAGCAAGCGAAAAATCGTGAGAAAGGCAATTGATGAATTACCAGAGAGACAGAGAATGGCGCTTGTTTTATCCAAGTTTGAGGAAAAACCATACAAGGAAATAGCCCAAATCATGGGCACATCCCTATCATCCGTGGAATCCCTGATTTTTCGAGCTAAAGGTAATTTAAAAAAGAAATTACTTCCGCTTAAGGAAAATGGTAAGATCAAACCCCGCATCTGCAAGGATGCATTATTGTGCTAG
- a CDS encoding ABC transporter permease — MNWKNMQLIALRSIMRNRMRSLLTSLGIVIGVCSVIVMVAIGQGSQRRIINEIASLGTNLLMVRPGTSRAGGISRGVGSQNRLTLDDADKIAKGSQYVKAVSPMINISAQVIGGGNNWNSSVNGVSADYLEIKDWDLESGEFFNDKDVQARKKVAILGKTVADELFPGQDPIGEKIRIQNTPFTVMGVLKQKGQSSFGMDADDVILVPSTTALYRLKGGTYINMIFVSAVSSKLMDAAEEEVSQLLRQAHRIRPGEDDDFSINNQTEIMAMASSIFKTLTLLLGAIAAVSLLVGGIGIMNIMLVSVTERTREIGIRLSVGARSFDILTQFLVEAVVLSLSGGLIGVLAAFGLTFILNTFVKMSTVIYPLTIFMAVTFAAAIGIFFGFYPARKASNLNPIDALRYE, encoded by the coding sequence ATGAACTGGAAAAATATGCAACTGATCGCCTTAAGAAGCATAATGAGAAACCGGATGAGAAGCCTGCTTACATCCTTAGGCATTGTCATTGGTGTCTGTTCCGTGATTGTCATGGTTGCAATAGGCCAGGGATCCCAGCGCAGAATAATCAACGAAATCGCGTCGCTCGGTACCAACCTGCTCATGGTCAGACCCGGAACAAGCCGGGCCGGTGGCATTAGTCGAGGAGTCGGGAGTCAAAACCGCTTGACGCTGGACGACGCTGACAAGATTGCCAAAGGATCACAATATGTCAAAGCTGTATCCCCAATGATTAACATTAGTGCTCAGGTGATTGGCGGCGGTAATAACTGGAATAGTTCAGTCAATGGCGTTTCCGCTGACTATCTTGAGATCAAAGATTGGGATCTGGAGAGTGGCGAATTCTTTAATGATAAAGATGTTCAAGCAAGAAAAAAGGTCGCCATCCTGGGAAAAACGGTCGCCGATGAACTTTTTCCGGGACAGGATCCGATCGGCGAAAAGATCCGCATTCAGAACACGCCGTTTACAGTCATGGGGGTGTTAAAACAGAAAGGACAGAGCTCATTTGGTATGGATGCGGATGATGTGATACTGGTACCTTCCACAACCGCTTTATACCGGCTCAAAGGCGGGACTTATATCAACATGATCTTTGTCAGTGCGGTTTCATCGAAACTTATGGATGCGGCTGAAGAAGAGGTCAGCCAACTGCTTCGCCAGGCTCATCGAATAAGACCAGGAGAAGATGATGACTTTTCAATTAATAATCAGACAGAAATAATGGCCATGGCATCCTCGATATTTAAGACATTGACCTTGCTGTTAGGGGCAATTGCCGCGGTATCGTTGCTGGTTGGTGGTATCGGAATAATGAATATCATGTTGGTCTCGGTAACGGAGCGCACGCGAGAAATCGGCATACGATTATCGGTTGGCGCCCGCAGTTTTGATATTTTGACTCAATTTCTTGTTGAGGCAGTTGTGCTCAGTTTGAGTGGAGGGTTAATCGGGGTGCTCGCCGCTTTTGGTCTGACCTTTATCCTAAACACATTTGTCAAAATGAGCACGGTCATTTATCCCCTGACCATTTTTATGGCGGTTACATTCGCCGCGGCAATCGGTATATTCTTCGGTTTCTACCCTGCACGAAAGGCTTCAAATCTCAATCCCATCGATGCCCTCAGGTATGAATAA
- a CDS encoding ABC transporter ATP-binding protein, which yields MDTAVIRMEKIVKSYDLGSIMVRALQGVNLTIKSSEFVAIMGASGSGKSTLMNIIGCLDQPTSGNYYFEGMNTNVLSRNEYADIRNKKIGFVFQGFNLLPRTSALENVELPLFYDRTGRVKDPRKRAIEALDRVGLGDRIGHKSNQLSGGEQQRVAIARALVNQPSIVLADEPTGNLDSLTSIDVMSVFQELNEQKITIVVITHEPDIALYAKRIITLRDGIVLQDAVVQEQRNALSNLQNLQQEKEKIRAGIA from the coding sequence ATGGATACTGCCGTGATCAGGATGGAAAAAATAGTCAAGTCTTACGACCTGGGTAGCATTATGGTGAGGGCTCTGCAAGGTGTTAATTTAACGATAAAGAGCAGTGAGTTTGTTGCTATCATGGGCGCTTCGGGTTCGGGCAAATCTACATTGATGAACATTATTGGCTGTCTTGACCAACCGACTTCGGGCAATTATTACTTTGAAGGCATGAACACCAACGTCCTGTCCCGCAATGAATATGCGGACATACGAAACAAGAAAATTGGATTTGTTTTTCAAGGTTTTAACCTGCTGCCCAGGACATCGGCCCTGGAAAATGTTGAACTGCCCTTATTTTATGACCGGACGGGTAGGGTCAAAGACCCAAGAAAGAGAGCTATCGAAGCTTTAGATCGGGTCGGGTTAGGGGACCGTATTGGCCACAAATCTAACCAGCTTTCCGGTGGTGAACAACAGCGTGTGGCAATCGCCCGGGCACTTGTGAATCAACCGTCAATTGTACTCGCCGATGAGCCCACTGGAAATCTTGATTCCCTGACATCAATCGATGTGATGTCGGTATTTCAGGAACTCAATGAACAAAAAATCACCATCGTTGTTATAACGCATGAGCCGGATATCGCTCTTTACGCAAAAAGAATCATTACCTTACGCGATGGCATTGTGCTCCAAGATGCCGTTGTGCAGGAACAACGCAATGCTTTGTCGAACCTGCAAAATCTGCAGCAGGAAAAAGAGAAAATACGCGCGGGGATAGCATAG
- a CDS encoding efflux RND transporter periplasmic adaptor subunit: MKKIKRRTWIIIGIVILVISIAFYVTIKRRSNSFLQYTFAPVERGDIENTISSTGTLSAKGTVEVGTQVSGTIDKIYVDFNDKIRKGQVLAVLDTTTLAASVRDAEANLLKVQAQHDLSLTKYEDAQELYQSNLISEIDFKTAKTDYEVAHAALLSAQANYERARVNFKYAVIRSPIDGTIINRNIEPGQTMAASFSTPTLFVITKDLSQMEIHAYVDESDIGQIKKGQAVRFTVDAYPDETFNGTVRQIRLQPETIQNVVNYTVVVDAANDKELMLPGMTATVDFIVEQRQHVLLISNAALQFQPTQKMLADFRKNMREKIGPPPDSIKQEMKNRLPQGGFPGMDAQSQEELPEDAAMLWYFDHKNTLNMMPVRTGATDGKNTEIVEGRGITESMEFISGIAQQGKPKGTTTNNQQQKNRAPGPPPIF; this comes from the coding sequence ATGAAGAAGATAAAAAGAAGAACATGGATTATCATTGGCATCGTCATACTAGTGATCAGTATCGCTTTCTACGTGACGATAAAGAGGCGTTCAAACAGTTTTTTACAATACACCTTCGCACCGGTCGAACGGGGCGATATCGAAAATACAATATCCAGTACCGGCACACTCAGTGCAAAAGGCACGGTCGAGGTTGGCACCCAGGTTTCGGGCACGATCGACAAAATTTATGTGGATTTTAATGATAAAATCCGTAAAGGGCAAGTTTTGGCGGTGCTGGATACTACGACATTGGCCGCTTCGGTCCGTGATGCTGAAGCCAATCTCCTCAAAGTACAAGCTCAGCATGATCTTTCATTGACAAAATATGAAGATGCGCAAGAACTTTACCAAAGCAATTTAATATCAGAGATTGACTTCAAAACGGCAAAAACCGATTATGAAGTTGCCCATGCGGCATTGTTATCTGCCCAGGCAAATTATGAGCGCGCCCGCGTAAATTTCAAATATGCGGTCATTCGCTCACCCATCGATGGAACCATCATTAATCGGAATATTGAACCGGGTCAGACTATGGCCGCAAGTTTTTCAACCCCCACGCTCTTTGTCATTACCAAAGACCTCTCTCAAATGGAAATACATGCCTATGTGGATGAAAGTGACATTGGTCAAATCAAAAAAGGACAAGCAGTGCGATTTACCGTAGATGCGTATCCGGATGAGACATTTAACGGCACGGTCAGGCAAATCAGACTCCAACCGGAGACGATCCAAAATGTGGTCAACTATACCGTTGTGGTGGATGCCGCAAATGATAAGGAATTGATGCTCCCGGGGATGACGGCCACGGTGGATTTTATCGTTGAGCAGAGACAGCACGTGCTCCTCATTTCGAATGCGGCACTTCAGTTCCAACCGACTCAAAAAATGCTCGCTGACTTTCGAAAGAACATGCGGGAAAAAATTGGCCCACCGCCCGATTCGATAAAGCAGGAGATGAAAAACAGGTTACCGCAGGGCGGATTTCCTGGGATGGACGCACAATCTCAAGAAGAGCTGCCCGAGGATGCTGCAATGTTATGGTATTTTGACCATAAGAATACATTGAACATGATGCCCGTCCGTACGGGTGCCACCGATGGCAAGAATACCGAAATCGTTGAGGGGCGAGGTATTACGGAAAGCATGGAATTTATCAGTGGTATTGCGCAGCAAGGAAAACCTAAGGGTACTACAACAAATAATCAGCAGCAAAAGAATCGTGCGCCGGGACCGCCGCCCATTTTTTAA
- a CDS encoding TolC family protein codes for MMIFLLSFLAIDSLSLAQVVDIALSQSPIYYESKIALDKSRIQFYQAFSNLLPTLSATADYTSSKSDGSETNLYSGKLTLTQPVFDLDIISSILVSHHQLKSTNIQHAADISGLVLDVEKAYYNLIYTNGLLKSSETAIKRVDENKQLIETKYRIGAASKFDALQAEVSYLSALQDQAKAKTLQITAQEELKTLLATDNYIYPIDTLSPPLTFELPSIDSLAAVLVEVNNSIHIAQELEHVAQLDLISSYLAFVPKVSLFYGYTYTSDELVFDFQQWRGDAIKNYGISVSFPILEIKSLIFNNLNARKELQLQKFSKKRIILESEKSLHTAYYGLLEAHDRLQYASKGLDAATEAATIARQQYALGLVSFLELLTTEDNLNATAVALASAISDFHVQRATLSYLLGEKVLNKD; via the coding sequence ATGATGATATTTTTACTGTCATTTTTAGCAATCGACTCTTTATCTTTAGCGCAGGTCGTTGATATTGCCTTATCTCAGAGTCCGATTTACTATGAATCGAAAATTGCTCTAGATAAATCACGGATCCAATTCTATCAGGCGTTTTCAAATCTTCTGCCGACACTATCCGCAACCGCCGATTACACAAGTTCTAAAAGCGATGGTTCCGAGACCAACTTATATTCAGGTAAGCTGACACTTACGCAGCCGGTTTTTGACCTTGATATCATTAGTTCGATCCTTGTTAGTCATCACCAGTTGAAGAGTACTAATATTCAACACGCAGCGGATATTTCAGGACTGGTTCTGGATGTGGAGAAAGCCTATTACAACCTTATCTATACTAATGGATTATTGAAATCATCAGAGACCGCGATTAAAAGGGTCGACGAAAACAAGCAACTAATCGAGACAAAATATAGAATCGGTGCGGCATCGAAATTTGACGCGCTGCAGGCAGAAGTATCTTACCTGAGTGCTTTACAGGACCAGGCTAAGGCGAAAACCCTTCAGATCACTGCCCAGGAAGAACTGAAAACGCTTCTTGCCACGGACAACTACATCTATCCTATTGATACTCTATCACCGCCGCTTACTTTTGAATTACCTTCGATTGATTCGCTTGCGGCAGTGCTTGTGGAGGTAAATAACAGCATTCATATTGCTCAGGAGTTAGAACATGTGGCACAATTGGATTTAATATCATCTTATCTGGCCTTCGTGCCGAAAGTATCGCTATTTTATGGCTACACATATACTAGTGATGAACTGGTATTTGATTTCCAGCAGTGGAGAGGCGATGCCATTAAAAACTATGGGATCAGTGTCTCCTTCCCGATTCTCGAAATAAAGTCACTTATTTTTAACAATCTCAATGCACGGAAAGAGCTCCAGCTTCAAAAATTTTCAAAAAAGCGGATTATATTAGAAAGTGAGAAATCTTTGCATACCGCTTATTATGGCTTGCTCGAAGCTCATGATCGACTGCAATACGCGTCCAAAGGCCTAGACGCGGCTACCGAAGCAGCAACCATCGCCAGACAGCAATATGCCCTTGGTCTTGTTTCATTTCTCGAGCTGTTGACGACTGAGGACAATCTAAATGCAACCGCGGTTGCACTCGCCTCGGCGATAAGTGATTTCCATGTACAAAGGGCTACTCTATCATATCTCTTGGGCGAGAAAGTGTTAAACAAGGACTAA
- a CDS encoding DDE-type integrase/transposase/recombinase, producing MDEVTNTAVEEQTPPGSTAKLIRRVRKATERRFTAEEKIRIVLEGFRKELPIEDLPAKKEWQHKTQAVDEIWQCDATHYFVVNWGFYKQITVLDDHSRNPLAWDLLPDETAFSISTVFEKALENAWILGHLLDGRKPQLLSDNGPGFTSFVLAEYLDAHGVSHIFGAPYHPQTQGKIERFHRSIKAHVCLIVYCSPEELKQGIDAAITNYAQTPHTALKNVSPLDVYLGRKEEILKLRSEKKALTIERRRLYNKALREKEYGR from the coding sequence ATGGACGAAGTTACCAACACCGCGGTTGAAGAACAAACACCGCCGGGCAGCACGGCCAAATTAATCCGCCGGGTCCGGAAGGCGACCGAGCGCAGGTTCACCGCCGAGGAGAAGATCCGGATCGTGCTCGAAGGTTTCCGCAAAGAACTGCCGATCGAGGACCTGCCAGCCAAGAAGGAATGGCAGCATAAGACCCAAGCAGTGGATGAAATCTGGCAGTGCGATGCGACCCATTACTTCGTGGTCAACTGGGGTTTTTACAAGCAGATCACGGTGCTGGATGACCACTCCCGCAATCCCCTGGCCTGGGATCTGCTACCGGACGAGACCGCGTTCAGCATCAGCACGGTCTTCGAGAAGGCTCTGGAAAACGCCTGGATCCTGGGGCATCTCCTGGACGGTCGCAAGCCCCAGCTCTTATCGGACAACGGCCCCGGCTTCACGTCGTTTGTTCTGGCCGAGTACCTGGACGCTCATGGCGTATCCCATATCTTCGGCGCGCCCTATCATCCCCAGACCCAGGGCAAGATCGAGCGCTTCCACCGGTCGATCAAGGCGCATGTCTGCCTGATCGTGTACTGCTCGCCGGAGGAACTGAAGCAGGGGATCGATGCGGCGATCACAAACTACGCGCAGACGCCGCATACCGCGTTAAAGAACGTAAGTCCTTTGGATGTTTATCTGGGGCGGAAGGAGGAGATCCTTAAGTTACGGTCGGAAAAGAAGGCCTTGACAATCGAGCGGCGTCGGTTATATAATAAGGCGCTGAGAGAAAAAGAATATGGTCGGTAA